GGTTGCGGATCTGGTCAAGGGCCTCGCGGATCGGTTGGGCCTTGCGGATAGAAGGACCAGGGCGGTGTAGAGCTCGATGAGCGGAGCGGCCTCCTCGTAAACCCATCCACGTCGCTGCAGATCGGTAGGGTGGACAAGCGCAGCGCAGTCCACCAGCGCCGGCGCAGGGCTGGGTGGACTTCGCTCTCGCTCGTCTACCCTACCGGCCGTTCTGATTGAACATGGCCAGCGGAGCGAACCGCACCGCGGGTGCTTTGTCTCTCCGGTCTTCATCATCCGAGATCCGGCAGTTGAACGCGATCCTCAAGGTCGTCAACTCCTTTCGTGAAACACGAAGCGTTCAACTGCCGGATCTCGGATCACGAGTTTGGCGTTGACTTGATCCAACAGGGGCTGACAAACGCCCAATCCTGCTATAATGTCAACCAACATTGACATTACAGAAGGTCATGCAGACTTGACACTCGCGGCATCTAAGACCTCCGGACAAACCTCGGCCGGCTCCAAACCACAGGCTGTCATCATCGGCAGTGGCTTCGGCGGGCTGGCCGCCGCGATTCGCTTGGGTGCGCGGGGCTACCAGGTCACCGTGCTCGAGCGTCTCGACGCGCCCGGCGGGCGTGCCTACGTTCACAAGATCGACGGCTTCACCTTCGATGCCGGCCCGACCATCATCACCGCACCCTTCCTGCTCGACGAGCTGTGGGGGCTGTGCGGGCGCAGCTTCTCCGAGGAGATCGACATCCGCTTGATGGATCCCTTCTACCGGATCCGTTTCGACGACGGCAAGGTGTTCAACTACAACGGCGACGCGGATGCCGTGAAGGCGCAGATCGCGACCTTCTCGCCGCGCGACGTCGAAGGCTACGATCGCTTCATGGAACACAGCCAGGCGATCTTCAAGATCGGCTTCGAGCAGTTGGGCCATGTGCCCTTCAACTCCTGGACCGACATGCTCAAGATCGTGCCGGACATGATCACGCTCGGTAGCCATCGCAGCGTCTATTCGATGGTCTCCAAGTACATCAAAGACCCCTACATCCGCCAGGTCCTGTCCTTCCATCCGCTGCTGATCGGCGGCAACCCCTTCTCCGTCACCTCCATCTACACGCTCATCTCCTTCCTGGAGCGCAAATGGGGCGTGCACTCGGCCATCGGCGGTACGGGTGCGCTCGTCAACGGGATGGTCAGCCTCATCGAAGGCCAAGGCGGGACGATCCGCTACCGAGAAGAGGTCGAGCAGATCCTGGTGAAGGACGGCACGGCGACCGGTGTACGCCTGAAGTCCGGCGAGACGATCGACGCCCCGGTCGTGGTGTCCAACGCAGACGCCGCATGGACCTATCGCTACCTTCTGCCGGCCGAGCATCGCAGCCATTGGACGGATCAAAAGATCGATCGCGCCCAATACTCCAACGGGCTCTTCGTGTGGTATTTCGGCACCAAGCGTCAGTATTCGGACGTCGCCCACCATACGATCCTGCTCGGCCCGCGCTACAAAGGGCTGCTGGACGATATCTTCAAGAACAAGCGTCTCGCCGACGATTTCAGTCTTTATCTACATCGCCCGACGGCGACGGATCCGGGTTTGGCACCGGAGGGTTGCGATACCTTCTACGTCTTGGCCCCGGTTCCGCACCTTCAAGGCGACATTGACTGGGAGAAGGAAGCCGAGCCGTTCCGGGCACGGATTGCCCGTTATTTAAGCGAAACCGTCCTGCCGGGGTTGGAAGACGAGATCGTCGCCTCGCTCGTCACGACACCGCGGGATTTCCAGGACAGGCTTCTGTCCTACAACGGGGCCGGGTTCAGTCTTGAGCCCATCCTCTTGCAAAGTGCCTGGTTCAGACCGCACAACGCGAGCGAAGAGGTGAATGGCCTTTACTTGGTCGGTGCGGGGACGCATCCGGGAGCAGGTGTGCCCGGTGTCCTGTCGTCGGCCCGTGTCCTCGATACGGTGGTACCCGATGCCTCAACCTATGCTTAAGACCTATCACGCGAGTGCGGCGGATCTCGCCGCGTGTCGCCAACTGCTGCGGACCGGCTCGCGTTCATTTTACGCGGCCTCCTTCCTCTTGCCTCAGCGCATCCGTGATCCGGCCATCGCGCTCTACGCCTTCTGTCGCATCGCCGACGATGCGATCGATTGCGCGGGCGACGAGCCCGGCGCCCAGACCCGCGCCCTGGCCGAGCTGCGTCATCGTCTCGACCGCATCTACGACGGCGAGCCAATCGATGAATACACCGATCGCGCCTTGGCCGACGTGGTCGCCTGCTTCGGGATGCCGAAGGCGCTGCTCGAGGCTTTGCTTGAAGGTTTCGAGTGGGATGCTGAAGGTCGGCGTTTCGAGGACCTCTCGGGCGTCTACGACTATTCGGCGCGGGTCGCCGGCACCGTTGGCGCCATGATGGCGGCCCTCATGGGCGCGCGCAGCACGCAGCTTGTGGCGCGTGCCTGCGATCTGGGCGTGGCCATGCAGTTGACCAATATCGCGCGCGATGTCGGAGAAGATGCCCGCAACGGTCGTCTCTATCTGCCGATGTCCTGGATGCGCGAGGCCGGGATCGATCCCGAGGCTTGGCTTGAGAAGCCCGTGTTCAACGATGCACTCGCCAGTGTGATCGAGCGTCTGCTGCGCGCGGCCGACACCCTGTATGTGCGCTCCGATGCGGGAATCGCCGGGCTGCCGATGGGCTGTCGTGCCGGTATCAATGCCGCGCGCTATCTCTATGCCGAGATCGGACGTCAGGTCGAGCGTCAAGGTCTGGACTCCATCTCTCGGCGTGCCGTGGTGCCGGGCAGTCGCAAGATGCAGCTCTTGGCGCCGATCCTCGGAACCGCCGTGCTGTCGCCACGCTATGTCAGTGCTCCGCCGCTCGACGAGACACGCTTCCTGGTCGATGCAGTGGTCTACTCCGCCCATCGCTCCAGTGAAGAAGATGCCGAAGCCCCTGCGGGCTTGGGCGGTCGCGTCATCTGGGTGCTGGAGCTCTTCGAGCAGCTCGAGGAGCGCGAGCGCGCATTGACCAACTAAACCGCGCCCAGTGCGGTATGCGTCGTGTGTTGGATTGGCTTGACCGCGCCGGCCCCGACGACTGTCGGAGCCGGCGCGGTTTAGGTGATCTCCGAGAATCGTCATCCCGAGCGCGCATGCCCGGAAGGCATTTATGCGCTGTAGAGGCGAATGGATTCGCCCCTACATGCCGGTAGCCCTACACCAACGCTGGTGGACTGCGCTGCGCTTGTCCGCCCTACCGCGCTTGCCCCTACCGCTCGGATCAAGGATGGCCGCTGTCCGGCGGAGCCATCTGCATACTCATGTCGCGCTCGCCGTAGCCCTGCGGGATCGCGAAGACGTCGGCAGGGATGGCCTCCTTGCGGATCACGGTAACCTCGCTCTCGGTCTCCATCGTGGTGCCCATCATCTCCATCTTGGTCTTGGTCAGGATGGGATAGCCCTTGATCTTGCTCATCTCTTCACGCTGGGCGATGCCGGCCGGTGAGTTGGCCAGCATGCCGCCGGGGCCGGAGAGGCTCATCATGTCGGTGTAGCGGGTCACGTCGAGGTCCACGTCCTCGGTCGCCCAGATCTCCTGATCCACACCCATCATGCCGGTCTTGGTCACTCGATACTGTTTGGTGTCCCAGTCCCCGATCTTTTTGGTCTCGCCCGTCGCTTCGACCGTCACGGTCATCTCGCCCATCATGGCGCGCATCTGCTCGGCGGCCGGACCGGTCATGCTCTCCATGACGGATTTGACGTCGATCGGGAGATATTCCTTCTCGGCGTGATTGATGAAGACGATGGTTCCGGCGGTCGGATCCATGATCATGTCGGTGGCGTCGGCTCCCTCGTTGACGACCTTCATCTTGTCGTAGGCCAGATAGGTCTTGGACAGATCTTCGCTCGCCGCCTCGCCCATGACACCCGAGCTGCGATTGATCGTCTCGATGTAGAAACCCTCTTCGTCCGCGATCGCCGCCGACATGGGCAGCAGAGCCGCCATCGCGAGGGCGAGTCCAAGGCGACGGGTTCGGATCGGCGAACGCTCGATGCTCGAGCCTTGCGGATTCATCATGCGTGTTCCTCTCGGTGATTGCGTTATGGTTGCATAGCCTAATCGTTGAACCCGTCTCGGGATATGACTATTCGTTAAGATTGCGTCGGTCGAGCACGCGCTTGGCCTTGCCGAGGAAGCGCTCGATGCTCCGCGGCTCGACCAGGTCGACATGGGCACGGATGCCGGCGACGGTATTGATCTCGCGGCTGATCCGCTCGCAGAGCGCCTGCATGCGGTCCATGCGGTCGGAGAAGATCTCGGGCCGGATCTCGACCTTCACGTGCACCTCGTCGAGCGTGCCGGGTCGGGAGACCTCGATGAGATAGTGCGGCGTGGTGCCCTCCACGCGCAGCAACGCCTCCTCGATCTGGGAGGGGAAGACGTTGACGCCGCGGATGATCAGCATGTCGTCGGTGCGCCCGGTGACGCGGCTCATGCGTGTCGTGCGGCGCCCGCAGGCACAAGGCTCGCGATAGAGACGGGCGATGTCGCGGGTGCGATAGCGGATCAGCGGCATCGCCTCGCGTGTGAGTGTGGTGATCACCAGTTCGCCGGGCTCGCCTTCCGGGACCGGCTCCAAGGTCTCCGGATCCAAACACTCGACCAGGAAATGATCCTCCTGGATGTGCATCCCGGTGCGCTCGGGGCACTCCCCGCTGACGCCGGGACCGATGACCTCGGAAAGCCCGTAATTGTTGAATGCGGCGATGTCGAGCTGATCCTCGATCTCGCGGCGCATGTCCTCGGTCCAGGGCTCGCCGCCGAAGTGGCCGAAGCGGATCGGCAGAGAGCGCGGATCGATGCCCAGCTCGCGCGCCG
The sequence above is drawn from the Thiocapsa rosea genome and encodes:
- a CDS encoding DUF4412 domain-containing protein, which codes for MMNPQGSSIERSPIRTRRLGLALAMAALLPMSAAIADEEGFYIETINRSSGVMGEAASEDLSKTYLAYDKMKVVNEGADATDMIMDPTAGTIVFINHAEKEYLPIDVKSVMESMTGPAAEQMRAMMGEMTVTVEATGETKKIGDWDTKQYRVTKTGMMGVDQEIWATEDVDLDVTRYTDMMSLSGPGGMLANSPAGIAQREEMSKIKGYPILTKTKMEMMGTTMETESEVTVIRKEAIPADVFAIPQGYGERDMSMQMAPPDSGHP
- a CDS encoding phytoene/squalene synthase family protein, whose translation is MPQPMLKTYHASAADLAACRQLLRTGSRSFYAASFLLPQRIRDPAIALYAFCRIADDAIDCAGDEPGAQTRALAELRHRLDRIYDGEPIDEYTDRALADVVACFGMPKALLEALLEGFEWDAEGRRFEDLSGVYDYSARVAGTVGAMMAALMGARSTQLVARACDLGVAMQLTNIARDVGEDARNGRLYLPMSWMREAGIDPEAWLEKPVFNDALASVIERLLRAADTLYVRSDAGIAGLPMGCRAGINAARYLYAEIGRQVERQGLDSISRRAVVPGSRKMQLLAPILGTAVLSPRYVSAPPLDETRFLVDAVVYSAHRSSEEDAEAPAGLGGRVIWVLELFEQLEERERALTN
- a CDS encoding phytoene desaturase, which gives rise to MTLAASKTSGQTSAGSKPQAVIIGSGFGGLAAAIRLGARGYQVTVLERLDAPGGRAYVHKIDGFTFDAGPTIITAPFLLDELWGLCGRSFSEEIDIRLMDPFYRIRFDDGKVFNYNGDADAVKAQIATFSPRDVEGYDRFMEHSQAIFKIGFEQLGHVPFNSWTDMLKIVPDMITLGSHRSVYSMVSKYIKDPYIRQVLSFHPLLIGGNPFSVTSIYTLISFLERKWGVHSAIGGTGALVNGMVSLIEGQGGTIRYREEVEQILVKDGTATGVRLKSGETIDAPVVVSNADAAWTYRYLLPAEHRSHWTDQKIDRAQYSNGLFVWYFGTKRQYSDVAHHTILLGPRYKGLLDDIFKNKRLADDFSLYLHRPTATDPGLAPEGCDTFYVLAPVPHLQGDIDWEKEAEPFRARIARYLSETVLPGLEDEIVASLVTTPRDFQDRLLSYNGAGFSLEPILLQSAWFRPHNASEEVNGLYLVGAGTHPGAGVPGVLSSARVLDTVVPDASTYA
- a CDS encoding phenylacetate--CoA ligase family protein, which encodes MAAQIHEAHRHTEHRIWDPDAETLPRDGIEALQVERLRELVTRVARVPFYRDHFAHREIGPHSIRSLADIRRLPLTTKDDLRRQQPLGFLAVPRKDLARIHGSSGTTGRPTFVAYTARDLETWSNLCARFLVAGGLRPEHTAQVAFGYGLFTGGFGLHYGIERVGAAIIPAAAGNTRRQIEIMRDLDPEVLICTPSYALTIADSARELGIDPRSLPIRFGHFGGEPWTEDMRREIEDQLDIAAFNNYGLSEVIGPGVSGECPERTGMHIQEDHFLVECLDPETLEPVPEGEPGELVITTLTREAMPLIRYRTRDIARLYREPCACGRRTTRMSRVTGRTDDMLIIRGVNVFPSQIEEALLRVEGTTPHYLIEVSRPGTLDEVHVKVEIRPEIFSDRMDRMQALCERISREINTVAGIRAHVDLVEPRSIERFLGKAKRVLDRRNLNE